CTCGACCTCTACCAGCGCACCGCGCCGTGGATCATGCCCAAGCCAGATCGCGCCATCCGCGATGGCGAACGCCAGCGCTTCCGCCGCTTTCCGCTGGCGCAGAAGCTCTGGCGCGGCGCGCTGTACGGCATCCTCGAAAGCCGGGTGATCGCCTTCGCCTTTGCCCCGCGATTGCTGCGCATGGCTCAGGGCATCGCCAAGTTGTACATCAGCAAGCAGATCAGGGACCCGGAGCTGCGCGCCAAGGTCACCCCGGACTACACCATGGGCTGCAAGCGCGTACTGATTTCCAACGACTACTATCCGGCGCTGACCCAGGCCAATGTCGAGGTTATCACCGCCGGCATTGCCGAAATCCTACCGAACGCCGTGCGTACCGCCGACGGGCAGGTGCGCGAAGTCGATGCCCTCATCTTCGGTACCGGCTTCACCCCCAGCGACCCGCTGCCGCGAGGCATGGTGTTCGGTCGCGGCGGTGTCGACCTGCTCGACACCTGGCCCGAAGGCCCGGAAGCCTACAAGGGCACCATGACCGCCGGGTTTCCCAACCTGTTCTTCCTCATGGGGCCGAACACCGGCCTGGGCCACAACTCCATGGTCTACATGATCGAATCGCAGATCACCTATGTGCTCGCTGCCCTCAGGCAACTCGAGGAGGGCCGGTTGCAAAGCCTGGAACCCAAGCGCGAGGCGCAGGACGCCTTCAACTGCAAGATTCAGGGCAACCTCGGCAGCACCGTGTGGAATGCCGGTGGCTGCATGAGCTGGTACCTGCATCCGGTCAGCGGACGCAACTGTACGGTGTGGCCGGGTTTCACCTGGCGTTTTCGCATGCTGACGCGCAATTTCGATCCGTACGCCTACCACTTCAGCCGCCGGCAACCCGCTCACCCGGCGCAGAGCAGTGCCATCCCCCATGATCTGGAGGTCCGCGCATGAAATCCTTCGAAAACAAGGTCGCCGCCATCACCGGCGCCGGCTCCGGTATCGGCCGCGCCCTCGCCTGTCATCTGGCGCGTCAGGGTTGTCATCTGGCGCTGTCCGACATCGATATCGAGGGGCTCAGAGAGACTGCCGAGCAGGCGCGCAAGCTCGGCGTCAGCGTCAGCGAACAGCGCGTAGACGTCGCCGACCGCGCCGCCGTGGAGGCCTGGGCCGAACAGGTCGTCAGCGAGTTCGGCCGGGTCAATGCCATCTTCAACAATGCCGGCGTGGCACAGGGTGGCACCGTGGAGGGCAACGATCACGCCGACTACGAATGGATCATGAACATCAACTTCTGGGGCGTGGTCAATGGCACCAAGGCCTTTCTGCCTTACCTCAAGGCGACTGGCCAGGGGCATGTGATCAATCTCTCCAGCGTATTCGGCCTGTTCTCCCAGCCCGGCATGAGCGCCTACAACGCCAGCAAATTCGCCGTGCGCGGCTTTACCGAGTCGCTGCGTCAGGAGCTGGACATGGCTGCCTGCGGGG
The sequence above is drawn from the Pseudomonas sp. Z8(2022) genome and encodes:
- a CDS encoding flavin-containing monooxygenase → MNASVSSSRHCKIAILGSGFSGLGMAIRLQQQGERDFLLFEKEDGVGGTWRVNDYPGCGCDVQSHLYSFSFEPNPNWTRMFARQPEIKAYLEGCWEKYRLQDKTLLNTEMVQIRWDEHAELWHLQDRAGNHYSAQFVVSGMGALSTPSIPRLKGLEHFTGEVFHSQQWNHDYDLTGKRVAVIGTGASAIQFVPQIQKRVARLDLYQRTAPWIMPKPDRAIRDGERQRFRRFPLAQKLWRGALYGILESRVIAFAFAPRLLRMAQGIAKLYISKQIRDPELRAKVTPDYTMGCKRVLISNDYYPALTQANVEVITAGIAEILPNAVRTADGQVREVDALIFGTGFTPSDPLPRGMVFGRGGVDLLDTWPEGPEAYKGTMTAGFPNLFFLMGPNTGLGHNSMVYMIESQITYVLAALRQLEEGRLQSLEPKREAQDAFNCKIQGNLGSTVWNAGGCMSWYLHPVSGRNCTVWPGFTWRFRMLTRNFDPYAYHFSRRQPAHPAQSSAIPHDLEVRA
- a CDS encoding SDR family NAD(P)-dependent oxidoreductase, whose translation is MKSFENKVAAITGAGSGIGRALACHLARQGCHLALSDIDIEGLRETAEQARKLGVSVSEQRVDVADRAAVEAWAEQVVSEFGRVNAIFNNAGVAQGGTVEGNDHADYEWIMNINFWGVVNGTKAFLPYLKATGQGHVINLSSVFGLFSQPGMSAYNASKFAVRGFTESLRQELDMAACGVSASCVHPGGIRTNIARTARMNDSLARITGQDTEQARQQFNDQFLRTTAEQAAKVIVNGVLANKRRILIGTDAHALDWMQRSMPALYQRLVTFSMRLATRLAPKPRTVNKVGEAAE